In one window of Gorilla gorilla gorilla isolate KB3781 chromosome 2, NHGRI_mGorGor1-v2.1_pri, whole genome shotgun sequence DNA:
- the PAQR9 gene encoding membrane progestin receptor epsilon isoform X1 has product MERLLGGTGLLLNLQRRPRRGHKGSDGGRRGLPSAREPAPEVACARPSRAPGTMPRRLQPRGAGTKGPPAPAPAASEAARNSHSAASRDPPASAKPLLRWDEVPDDFVECFILSGYRRLPCTAQECLASVLKPTNETLNFWTHFIPLLLFLSKFCRLFFLSGGDVPFHHPWLLPLWCYASGVLLTFAMSCTAHVFSCLSLRLRAAFFYLDYASISYYGFGSTVAYYYYLLPGLSLLDARVMTPYLQQRLGWHVDCTRLIAAYRALVLPVAFVLAVACTVACCKSRTDWCTYPFALRTFVFVMPLSMACPIMLESWLFDLRGENPTLFVHFYRRYFWLVVAAFFNVSKIPERIQPGLFDIIGHSHQLFHIFTFLSIYDQVYYVEEGLRQFLQAPPAAPTFSGTVGYMLLLVVCLGLVIRKFLNSSEFCSKKSTDRILFLSCVFDLKERPLKDKIIPISFFRFCQGDKSWKIGLEQKAAEGSLLC; this is encoded by the exons ATG gagCGGCTGCTCGGAGGCACGGGTCTTCTTCTAAACCTGCAGCGACGCCCCCGGCGTGGGCACAAAGGCTCCGACGGCGGCCGGCGGGGGCTGCCCAGCGCCCGGGAGCCGGCGCCAGAGGTCGCCTGCGCGCGCCCTAGCCGAGCCCCGGGCACCATGCCGCGGCGCCTGCAGCCCCGGGGCGCGGGCACAAAAGGCCctccggccccggccccggcagCTTCGGAGGCCGCCCGGAACTCCCACTCTGCCGCCTCCCGGGACCCCCCAGCGTCTGCCAAGCCGCTGCTGCGCTGGGACGAGGTGCCCGACGACTTCGTGGAGTGCTTCATCCTGTCGGGCTACCGGCGTCTGCCGTGCACGGCCCAGGAGTGCCTAGCCTCGGTGCTGAAGCCTACCAACGAGACGCTCAACTTCTGGACGCACTTCATCCCGCTGCTGCTGTTCCTGAGCAAGTTCTGCCGTCTGTTCTTCCTGAGCGGCGGCGACGTGCCCTTCCACCACCCGTGGCTGCTACCGTTGTGGTGCTACGCGTCGGGAGTGCTGCTGACCTTCGCCATGAGCTGCACGGCGCACGTGTTCAGCTGCCTGTCGCTGCGCCTGCGCGCCGCCTTCTTCTACCTGGACTACGCGTCCATCAGCTACTACGGCTTCGGCAGCACGGTGGCCTACTACTACTACCTGTTGCCAGGCCTCAGCTTGCTGGATGCCAGAGTCATGACTCCATACTTGCAGCAGCGCCTGGGCTGGCACGTGGACTGCACGCGCCTTATCGCCGCCTACCGCGCCCTGGTGCTGCCTGTGGCCTTCGTGCTGGCGGTGGCTTGCACTGTGGCCTGCTGCAAGAGCCGTACCGACTGGTGTACCTACCCGTTCGCGCTGCGCACCTTCGTCTTCGTCATGCCGCTCAGCATGGCCTGCCCCATTATGCTCGAGAGCTGGCTCTTCGACCTGCGTGGGGAGAACCCCACACTCTTCGTGCACTTCTACCGCCGCTACTTCTGGCTGGTGGTGGCCGCCTTCTTCAACGTGAGCAAGATCCCCGAGCGCATCCAGCCGGGTCTTTTCGACATCATCGGCCACAGCCACCAGCTCTTCCACATCTTCACCTTCCTCAGCATCTACGACCAGGTGTACTACGTAGAAGAGGGCCTGCGCCAGTTCCTCCAGGCGCCGCCTGCCGCACCCACTTTCTCGGGTACTGTGGGCTACATGCTGCTGCTGGTGGTCTGCCTGGGGCTGGTCATCAGGAAGTTCCTAAACAGCTCCGAATTCTGCAGTAAAAA GTCCACAGACAGAATTCTCTTCTTGTCCTGTGTCTTTGACCTTAAGGAGAGGCCACTTAAGGATAAAATTATACCCATATCATTTTTCAG GTTCTGCCAAGGGGACAAATCATGGAAGATTGGATTGGAACAAAAAGCAGCAGAAGGCAG TCTCCTCTGCTGA
- the PAQR9 gene encoding membrane progestin receptor epsilon isoform X2, with protein MPRRLQPRGAGTKGPPAPAPAASEAARNSHSAASRDPPASAKPLLRWDEVPDDFVECFILSGYRRLPCTAQECLASVLKPTNETLNFWTHFIPLLLFLSKFCRLFFLSGGDVPFHHPWLLPLWCYASGVLLTFAMSCTAHVFSCLSLRLRAAFFYLDYASISYYGFGSTVAYYYYLLPGLSLLDARVMTPYLQQRLGWHVDCTRLIAAYRALVLPVAFVLAVACTVACCKSRTDWCTYPFALRTFVFVMPLSMACPIMLESWLFDLRGENPTLFVHFYRRYFWLVVAAFFNVSKIPERIQPGLFDIIGHSHQLFHIFTFLSIYDQVYYVEEGLRQFLQAPPAAPTFSGTVGYMLLLVVCLGLVIRKFLNSSEFCSKKSTDRILFLSCVFDLKERPLKDKIIPISFFRFCQGDKSWKIGLEQKAAEGSLLC; from the exons ATGCCGCGGCGCCTGCAGCCCCGGGGCGCGGGCACAAAAGGCCctccggccccggccccggcagCTTCGGAGGCCGCCCGGAACTCCCACTCTGCCGCCTCCCGGGACCCCCCAGCGTCTGCCAAGCCGCTGCTGCGCTGGGACGAGGTGCCCGACGACTTCGTGGAGTGCTTCATCCTGTCGGGCTACCGGCGTCTGCCGTGCACGGCCCAGGAGTGCCTAGCCTCGGTGCTGAAGCCTACCAACGAGACGCTCAACTTCTGGACGCACTTCATCCCGCTGCTGCTGTTCCTGAGCAAGTTCTGCCGTCTGTTCTTCCTGAGCGGCGGCGACGTGCCCTTCCACCACCCGTGGCTGCTACCGTTGTGGTGCTACGCGTCGGGAGTGCTGCTGACCTTCGCCATGAGCTGCACGGCGCACGTGTTCAGCTGCCTGTCGCTGCGCCTGCGCGCCGCCTTCTTCTACCTGGACTACGCGTCCATCAGCTACTACGGCTTCGGCAGCACGGTGGCCTACTACTACTACCTGTTGCCAGGCCTCAGCTTGCTGGATGCCAGAGTCATGACTCCATACTTGCAGCAGCGCCTGGGCTGGCACGTGGACTGCACGCGCCTTATCGCCGCCTACCGCGCCCTGGTGCTGCCTGTGGCCTTCGTGCTGGCGGTGGCTTGCACTGTGGCCTGCTGCAAGAGCCGTACCGACTGGTGTACCTACCCGTTCGCGCTGCGCACCTTCGTCTTCGTCATGCCGCTCAGCATGGCCTGCCCCATTATGCTCGAGAGCTGGCTCTTCGACCTGCGTGGGGAGAACCCCACACTCTTCGTGCACTTCTACCGCCGCTACTTCTGGCTGGTGGTGGCCGCCTTCTTCAACGTGAGCAAGATCCCCGAGCGCATCCAGCCGGGTCTTTTCGACATCATCGGCCACAGCCACCAGCTCTTCCACATCTTCACCTTCCTCAGCATCTACGACCAGGTGTACTACGTAGAAGAGGGCCTGCGCCAGTTCCTCCAGGCGCCGCCTGCCGCACCCACTTTCTCGGGTACTGTGGGCTACATGCTGCTGCTGGTGGTCTGCCTGGGGCTGGTCATCAGGAAGTTCCTAAACAGCTCCGAATTCTGCAGTAAAAA GTCCACAGACAGAATTCTCTTCTTGTCCTGTGTCTTTGACCTTAAGGAGAGGCCACTTAAGGATAAAATTATACCCATATCATTTTTCAG GTTCTGCCAAGGGGACAAATCATGGAAGATTGGATTGGAACAAAAAGCAGCAGAAGGCAG TCTCCTCTGCTGA